A genomic segment from Zygotorulaspora mrakii chromosome 1, complete sequence encodes:
- a CDS encoding uncharacterized protein (similar to Saccharomyces cerevisiae YBR085C-A; ancestral locus Anc_3.320) yields the protein MSSALYKQNTNFTHSTGSFLKSAPVELTTVKGYNDFVSKLEKKNDKISTILSEDKSQGYVLQDGEVIATIYGEAKDYLLSLGGMTE from the coding sequence ATGTCTTCAGCTCTTTACAAACAAAATACAAACTTCACACACTCAACCggttcatttttgaaaagtgcACCAGTAGAATTGACTACAGTCAAGGGCTATAATGATTTCGTCTCCAAGctggaaaagaagaatgaTAAAATATCCACAATCTTGAGCGAAGACAAAAGCCAAGGCTACGTGTTGCAGGATGGCGAAGTGATTGCTACAATATATGGCGAGGCGAAGGACTACCTTTTGAGTCTCGGTGGTATGACTGAATAG
- the RIB1 gene encoding GTP cyclohydrolase II (similar to Saccharomyces cerevisiae RIB1 (YBL033C); ancestral locus Anc_3.319), whose amino-acid sequence MTVDSVTKKAMPEAKCIARARIPTTQGPDIFLHLYTNDRDDKEHLAIVFGEDIRSRSLFARRPNETQQDRMIRGAYVGKLYPGRTSADIDERLGLSMQFDRETGELAADSSSTWDGHTEKTLVRIHSECYTGETAWSARCDCGEQFDRAGKLIACSQEEESGIIGGSGHGVIVYLRQEGRGIGLGEKLKAYNLQDLGADTVQANILLNHPVDGRDFSIGKSILIDLGIENIRLLTNNPDKIEQIEEPGLLTCVERVPMVPLHWTHEHQGIDSKEIEGYLRTKIERMGHLLQRPLTLHTQTHTHTHAHAHTTAV is encoded by the coding sequence ATGACTGTAGACTCAGTGACGAAGAAGGCCATGCCAGAAGCTAAATGTATTGCAAGAGCTCGTATACCAACAACACAAGGACCggatatttttcttcatctgtATACCAATGACCGTGATGATAAAGAGCACCTGGCTATAGTATTTGGGGAGGACATAAGATCGCGGTCTCTTTTTGCCAGGAGGCCTAACGAGACTCAACAGGATAGAATGATAAGAGGTGCGTATGTGGGGAAGCTTTATCCAGGAAGGACCTCGGCCGATATTGATGAGAGACTTGGACTCTCGATGCAGTTTGACCGTGAAACTGGTGAACTTGCGGCGGACTCATCGTCAACTTGGGACGGGCACACGGAAAAGACGTTGGTAAGAATACATAGCGAGTGCTACACGGGAGAAACTGCGTGGAGTGCGCGATGCGATTGTGGAGAGCAGTTTGATAGAGCTGGAAAATTGATTGCATGCAGTCAGGAGGAAGAATCCGGCATTATAGGTGGCTCGGGGCATGGTGTTATAGTTTACCTGAGACAAGAAGGCCGTGGTATTGGTCTTGGCGAAAAATTAAAGGCATACAATTTGCAAGATTTGGGTGCAGACACAGTACAGGCCAATATCCTACTGAATCATCCGGTCGACGGCAGAGACTTTTCCATAGGCAAATCCATACTGATTGACCTGGGCATTGAAAACATAAGATTGTTGACCAATAACCCTGACAAGattgaacaaattgagGAGCCCGGATTGCTAACGTGCGTTGAACGCGTGCCAATGGTACCTCTACACTGGACACACGAACATCAGGGTATAGATTCCAAGGAAATAGAGGGTTATCTGCGCACCAAGATCGAGAGAATGGGGCATTTACTGCAGCGTCCACTAACACTACACACTCAAACCCACACGCATACGCATGCACATGCACACACGACAGCTGTTTAA
- the HEK2 gene encoding Hek2p (similar to Saccharomyces cerevisiae HEK2 (YBL032W); ancestral locus Anc_3.318) yields MSESGMGSGSGSMLPTGVDSRVTAASVATASTTFPTINHRVLLSLREGAKVIGTKGATIQRIRENNDVKIGLSEKQAGCSDRVLSCAGRIPNVANALGEIVEVLNDYDASHDTEGNSIGAVKYPYHFLNPILPPPSKDEIKDSEQLKNIGSLRLLTTNSQLSSIIGKGGCRIKSLIDKHGVKIVASRDFLPDSDERILEMQGFPGSITITLMEISEILLNEIDINFGSETRYYPHLRSHSSANSHPNTYPQPHVYQNQGGNTNLRATNRQYNSSASHNIPRNVSTNIAITPNKSNWSSGTDNEKRYSNEFKVILRVPEIYVGAIVGRQGNRIANLRKFSKTKIIVDKKDESADPTNSHRNFTITGDLLKNVKLAESMLLKNLDAEIERRQERVKSKLSKGN; encoded by the coding sequence ATGTCTGAGTCTGGGATGGGATCAGGATCAGGATCAATGTTGCCCACAGGTGTTGATTCGCGAGTAACGGCGGCAAGTGTCGCCACTGCTAGCACCACTTTTCCAACCATTAATCACAGGGTCTTATTGTCGTTAAGGGAGGGCGCCAAAGTCATAGGTACCAAGGGAGCGACCATTCAACGGATCAGGGAGAACAATGATGTCAAGATCGGGCTCTCTGAGAAACAGGCAGGGTGCTCGGATAGGGTGTTGTCGTGTGCCGGTAGAATACCCAACGTGGCCAATGCGTTAGGAGAGATTGTGGAGGTACTAAACGATTATGACGCCAGTCATGATACAGAAGGCAATTCAATTGGTGCGGTGAAGTATCCGTACCACTTTTTGAATCCAATCTTGCCACCGCCTTCAAAGGATGAGATCAAGGATTCTGAGCAGCTGAAGAATATTGGATCGTTGAGGCTATTAACTACAAACTCTCAATTGTCTTCGATAATCGGTAAAGGGGGATGTAGAATCAAATCATTAATCGATAAACACGGTGTTAAAATCGTGGCGTCGAGAGATTTTTTACCTGATAGTGACGAAAGAATATTAGAAATGCAAGGATTTCCGGGTTCCATTACCATAACCTTGATGGAAATTAGTGAAATATTATTGAATGAAATCGATATCAATTTCGGTTCTGAGACTCGTTATTATCCGCATTTAAGATCTCACAGTTCAGCAAATTCTCATCCAAACACCTATCCTCAACCACATGtatatcaaaatcaagGTGGCAATACAAATTTAAGAGCCACCAACAGACAGTACAATTCATCAGCATCACACAACATTCCTAGGAATGTTTCAACTAATATTGCAATCACACCAAATAAATCAAATTGGTCAAGTGGTACAGATAATGAGAAGCGCTATTctaatgaattcaaagttaTTTTAAGGGTTCCAGAAATTTATGTTGGAGCCATTGTAGGCCGTCAAGGTAATCGAATTGCCAATTTGaggaaattttcaaagacaaaaattATAGTAGATAAAAAGGATGAATCTGCAGATCCAACAAATTCGCATAGAAATTTTACTATTACTGGTgaccttttgaaaaatgttaaaTTGGCGGAATCCATGTTACTGAAAAATCTAGATGCAGAAATCGAAAGACGTCAAGAAAGAGtcaaatcaaaactttcaaaaggtAATTGA
- the PET9 gene encoding ADP/ATP carrier protein PET9 (similar to Saccharomyces cerevisiae PET9 (YBL030C) and AAC3 (YBR085W); ancestral locus Anc_3.316): MSEKQQSSFLVDFLMGGVSAAVAKTVASPIERVKLLIQNQDEMIKQGSLDSKYKGIGDCFKRTAQQEGIISFWRGNTANVIRYFPTQALNFAFKDKIKSLFGFKKEEGYAKWFAGNLASGGAAGGLSLMFVYSLDYARTRLAADSKSSKKGGERQFNGLVDVYKKTLASDGIAGLYRGFLPSVVGIVVYRGLYFGLYDSLKPLLLTGNLEGSFLASFVLGWVVTVGASTASYPLDTVRRRMMMTSGQAIKYDGAFDCFRKIVAAEGMGSLFKGCGANILRGVAGAGVIALYDQLQMILFGKKFK, from the coding sequence ATGTCTGAGAAGCAACAATCCAGTTTTCTTGTCGATTTTCTAATGGGTGGTGTTAGTGCTGCTGTTGCGAAGACAGTAGCTTCACCAATCGAAAGAGTCAAGCTTTTGATTCAAAACCAAGATGAAATGATCAAACAAGGTTCCTTGGACAGCAAATACAAGGGTATCGGTGACTGTTTCAAGAGAACTGCTCAACAGGAGGgtatcatttctttctggAGAGGTAACACCGCTAACGTCATTCGTTACTTTCCAACTCAAGCTTTGAACTTTGCGTTCAAGGACAAGATCAAGTCGTTGTTCGGTTTCAAGAAGGAGGAGGGTTACGCTAAGTGGTTTGCCGGTAACTTGGCCTCTGGTGGTGCCGCTGGTGGTCTTTCCTTAATGTTTGTCTACTCTTTGGATTACGCTAGAACCAGATTGGCTGCTGACTCCAAGTCTTCCAAGAAGGGTGGTGAACGTCAATTCAACGGTCTGGTCGATGTCTACAAGAAGACCTTAGCTTCTGACGGTATTGCTGGTCTATACAGAGGGTTCTTGCCATCTGTTGTTGGTATTGTTGTTTACAGAGGTCTGTACTTTGGTCTTTACGATTCTTTGAAACCATTATTATTGACTGGTAACTTGGAAGGCTCTTTCTTGGCTTCTTTCGTGTTGGGTTGGGTTGTTACAGTCGGTGCTTCTACTGCTTCTTACCCATTGGATACCGTTAGAAGAAGAATGATGATGACTTCTGGTCAAGCTATCAAATACGACGGTGCTTTCGACTGTTTCAGGAAGATTGTTGCTGCTGAAGGTATGGGATCTTTGTTCAAGGGTTGCGGTGCTAACATCTTGAGAGGTGTTGCCGGTGCCGGTGTCATTGCTTTGTACGATCAATTACAAATGATCCTATTCGGtaagaaattcaaatag
- a CDS encoding uncharacterized protein (similar to Saccharomyces cerevisiae YBL029C-A; ancestral locus Anc_3.315), translating into MDICRRPFKGRNATTQRLLLASEHPSTVACKMSFVCIPIICGVKQWDTPYANDPKLNAIYCPNCHNRSVGPVKRKEFISIWFIPLFPIYWGKQLRCPICNWRQDFKNKAQLEKVLREQQNIA; encoded by the coding sequence ATGGATATATGCCGCCGCCCGTTTAAGGGTCGTAACGCGACGACTCAAAGATTACTCCTCGCGAGCGAACACCCCAGCACAGTTGCTTGCAAGATGTCATTTGTCTGTATACCTATCATATGCGGTGTGAAGCAGTGGGATACCCCATACGCCAACGACCCCAAGTTAAACGCGATCTACTGTCCGAACTGTCACAACAGGAGTGTCGGCCCTGTGAAACGGAAAGAGTTCATCTCAATCTGGTTCATCCCACTCTTCCCCATATACTGGGGCAAACAGTTACGTTGCCCCATTTGCAACTGGCGACaggatttcaaaaacaaggCACAGCTGGAAAAAGTGCTGAGGGAGCAGCAAAATATTGCGTAG
- a CDS encoding uncharacterized protein (similar to Saccharomyces cerevisiae YBL029W; ancestral locus Anc_3.314): protein MYSRIIEGLDILSDTKDELNDNTLNFISNVGIFDREVGDDAEESTVENCNYDYREMSEDSDIINDTYSLAQNLDLNYPVSANDFRSKKATEYSNLNSNFSSVSPVITMNFGKDVNFGSTGKNQFGDSHVNQEFGFNFGFGLVDNDTIGIKDKHNEINRDPLMSSVAGSISSSSFSLNLSNDQLSPSSILSSNDIKSFNQSQSDLDKDITVDHDCTPALQSMASSSSFLMVNMPTKVAARKSKESSPAGRSPTINYVKQPRQGRYTASRRTPVSCAGTDKNTLTSLNPADCMDPFTSNDSLSLSSQSAIPNTTMISGINSSNAAGPVENDFNKKVSDSRLSAQGLAQVLRLDSPVEALKRERYILDIFENELHYPLGYKTWVRDTKKEYRTKLIDELHDRVKEKYPEYDHHVLETIIRRATYYMMQSRLRRERRAKAKGIKVSRSTSVSSSLS, encoded by the coding sequence ATGTACTCACGAATCATTGAAGGCCTTGATATTCTCAGTGACACAAAAGACGAGTTGAATGATAATACTCTGAATTTTATTTCGAATGTAGGAATTTTCGATAGGGAGGTTGGAGACGATGCCGAAGAAAGTACTGTAGAGAATTGTAACTATGATTACCGCGAAATGAGTGAAGACAGCGATATTATAAATGATACATATTCGTTGGCGCAAAATCTAGATTTGAACTATCCTGTTAGTGCCAATGACTTTAGATCAAAAAAAGCCACTGAGTActcaaatttgaattcaaactTCAGCTCAGTTTCCCCTGTTATCACTATGAATTTTGGTAAGGACGTCAACTTCGGCTCTACTGGTAAAAATCAATTTGGGGATAGTCATGTCAACCAAGAATTTGGTTTCAATTTTGGGTTTGGACTCGTCGACAATGATACTATTGGTATCAAAGATAAGCACAATGAAATTAATAGAGATCCATTGATGTCATCAGTGGCTGGTTCAATCTCgagttcttctttttcacttaATCTATCAAACGATCAGCTATCACCAAGTTCAATcttatcatcaaatgaTATCAAGTCATTTAACCAAAGTCAGTCAGATCTTGACAAGGACATAACAGTCGATCATGACTGCACACCAGCTTTGCAATCGATGGCGTCATCATCGTCCTTTCTGATGGTAAACATGCCAACAAAGGTAGCCGCAAGAAAATCCAAAGAAAGCTCCCCAGCTGGTAGATCGCCAACCATTAATTATGTGAAGCAACCAAGACAAGGTCGTTATACGGCTTCCAGAAGAACACCTGTCTCCTGTGCTGGAACCGATAAAAACACATTAACATCATTGAATCCTGCAGATTGTATGGATCCATTTACATCCAATGACAGtctttcactttcatcacAATCGGCAATACCAAATACAACTATGATATCAGGCATAAATTCATCGAATGCGGCAGGGCCGgttgaaaatgattttaACAAAAAAGTCTCCGATTCAAGACTCTCAGCTCAAGGTTTAGCCCAAGTACTTAGATTGGATTCACCAGTGGAAGCTCTCAAAAGGGAAAGGTATATTTTGGATATCTTCGAGAACGAGTTGCATTATCCATTGGGCTACAAGACTTGGGTTCGCGATACGAAGAAAGAATACAGAACCAAACTGATTGATGAATTGCATGATCGTGTCAAGGAAAAATACCCTGAGTACGATCACCACGTTTTGGAGACTATAATACGGAGAGCGACTTACTACATGATGCAAAGCCGTCTGAGGAGAGAAAGAAGGGCAAAGGCTAAGGGTATTAAGGTATCTCGCTCAACAAGCGTATCAAGTTCGCTGTCATAG
- a CDS encoding uncharacterized protein (similar to Saccharomyces cerevisiae YBL028C; ancestral locus Anc_3.313), with product MAKSIRASSHLHAKSIKRHNVFQKVADARAERISEKLKRDLMEQKMKELEKKSNGNAMEVEAKASEEISKPNKKISTSGWRNARHHDYKKAKKMKKTKKNAFTKF from the coding sequence ATGGCTAAATCAATACGTGCATCGTCGCATTTGCATGCCAAATCCATCAAACGTCATAATGTTTTCCAGAAGGTAGCTGATGCCAGAGCTGAAAGAATATCAGAAAAGCTCAAAAGAGACCTGATGgagcaaaaaatgaaggagTTGGAGAAGAAATCTAATGGTAATGCAATGGAAGTGGAAGCCAAAGCTAGCGAAGAAATTTCTAAACCGAATAAAAAGATTAGCACATCGGGTTGGAGAAATGCTCGACATCACGATTATAAGAAAGccaagaaaatgaaaaagacaaagaagaatGCTTTCACAAAATTTTAA
- a CDS encoding 60S ribosomal protein eL19 (similar to Saccharomyces cerevisiae RPL19B (YBL027W) and RPL19A (YBR084C-A); ancestral locus Anc_3.312), producing the protein MANLRTQKRLAASVMGVGKRKVWLDPSETTELAQANSRDSIRKLVKNGTIVKKAVTVHSRSRTRAYALSKRNGRHTGYGKRKGTREARLPSQVVWIRRLRVLRRLLAKYRDAGKIDKHLYHVLYKEAKGNAFKHKRALVEHIIQAKADAQREKALKEEAEARRSKNRAARERRAQRVAEKREALLKEDA; encoded by the exons AT GGCTAACTTACGTACTCAAAAGAGACTTGCCGCTTCTGTCATGGGCGTTGGTAAGAGAAAGGTTTGGTTGGATCCAAGTGAAACAACCGAACTTGCTCAAGCTAACTCCAGAGACTCGATCAGAAAGTTGGTCAAGAACGGTACCATCGTCAAGAAGGCCGTCACTGTTCACTCTAGATCTAGAACCAGAGCTTACGCTTTGTCCAAGAGAAATGGTCGTCACACTGGTTACGGTAAGAGAAAGGGTACGAGAGAAGCTCGTTTGCCATCTCAAGTTGTTTGGATCAGAAGATTACGTGTCTTGAGAAGATTATTGGCCAAGTACCGTGATGCTGGTAAAATTGACAAGCACTTGTACCATGTTTTGTACAAGGAAGCTAAGGGTAACGCTTTCAAGCACAAGAGAGCTTTAGTCGAACACATCATCCAAGCTAAGGCTGATGCTCAACGTGAAAAGGCTTTGAAGGAAGAAGCTGAGGCTAGAAGATCTAAGAACAGAGCTGCTCGTGAGAGAAGAGCTCAAAGAGTtgctgaaaagagagaagCTTTGTTGAAGGAAGATGCTTAA